TTGTACCTATGATGGTTTGAACTTTCTTTCAAGCATTACCTTTTTGTCACCATTAGGATGTTATCTCTTTTCCCATCAGTATAACCTAACCTCATAAACTCAACCCCCTTTTTGGATCGAAATCGAGCACTTTTGATGCTTAAAAAAGCATAAAATCCTTTGGATGGAGCATCCTATTTTTAGTTTGGAAAAAGATTGATGTAATGTAGCAAGATGAAGGATCTGGATTTTCAGTATTGGCAAATTCAACCTTTGTGTTTTTGTGCTTATATTTTGTGTATGACATCCATGAATAAGGTAGGACACCTGGTTACTTGCTTTATGAATATCCTACTTATGTTTTGCCTGCACAATGTCTATGCACTGCCGTTTAATCATGGATACTTCCTTTTGCAGATATAAACAGAGGGGTAAAGATGCGGTAATGGCCAACAATGTGTTCTTCTACATCACATATGAGGGAACTGTTGATATTGACAAAATTGCAGATCCAGTAAGTATTATTTATTTGATTTGGTGTTACATGGTTTTGAACCAGTTCCATTTGGCTGCTGATATTTTACTGAAAATGCTTAAGGTGCAACGGCGAGCCATGCAAGATCAAATAGCCTACTTTGGACAAACACCGTCTCAATTGCTGACTGTCCCTCACATGAAGAGAAAGTCATTGAGAGATGTCTTACAACTGCAGGTACTTTATATTGGCCGATGTATGAGTTCAAGTATTTTTTTAATTAACCACAATTAGTTATATTGGGTTTGTGTAGCTAATTGAGTTTTGCCTTTTCCCATGCTAGAAATGGGAATGCATTGCCATGCGAAGAAGTGATATAAAAAAAAACTCTGATCCATAATAAGTGTCGtggaactaaaaccacgacactCATTATGGATCCGAGGGAGTAATAATCTAGCTATAGTTCTTCATTACAGAATTTTAGGGTATGGTTGTTCTTTGAATTTAGTGTATCTCCATTTTGTTTATCGTGCTTCTTGATAGACGAGCACTACATCCCTGCAAAATAAATATGAAAAAAaatactccctctgatccataataagtgtcgtggaactaaaaccacgacactCATTATGGATCCGAGGGAGTAATAATCTAGCTATAGTTCTTCATTACAGAATTTTAGGGTATGGTTGTTCTTTGAATTTAGTGTATCTCCATTTTGTTTATCGTGCTTCTTGATAGACGAGCACTACATCCCTGCAAAATAAATATGAAAAAAaatactccctctgatccataataagtgtcgtggaactaaaaccacgacactCATTATGGATCCGAGGGAGTAATAATCTAGCTATAGTTCTTCATTACAGAATTTTAGGGTATGGTTGTTCTTTGAATTTAGTGTATCTCCATTTTGTTTATCGTGCTTCTTGATAGACGAGCACTACATCCCTGCAAAATAAATATGAAAAAAaatactccctctgatccataataagtgtcgtggaactaaaaccacgacactCATTATGGATCCGAGGGAGTAATAATCTAGCTATAGTTCTTCATTACAGAATTTTAGGGTATGGTTGTTCTTTGAATTTAGTGTATCTCCATTTTGTTTATCATGCTTCTTGATAGACGAGCACTACATCCCTGCAAAATAAATACTACCTCCGTCTGGAAAAACTTGTCCCAAGCTTATTCctcaaatgaatgtatctagcactaacttgatgctagatacattcatttgagagacaagctttttcggacggagggagtacgtaaTAAAATCGACAACCACTCTTAACAGCTCTTACTGCCTTTTTTGTTTTTGCATGACCTGACCCTCATGATTTACTATGCAGACCATATTCCGGAATCCAAGTGAACTTAAATCTTATGTACTGCCTAATCCAGAACGCTGCAATGTCCCTGCAAGTACTATGCTTGTATCGAATGATTCTATTGTAGTTGTAGATATAAATGTGCCCGCGGCGCATGTGGCACTTCACCAGTGGCAACCAaatactccagatggccaagggacacctttcctttttcatcaTGGTAGAAATGCTGCAAGTTCAACAGGTGGTGCATTCATGCGTATGTTCAAAGGATCCACTAGTTCTGGAGAAGATTATGAGTTCCCAAGAGCTATAGCGTTTGCTGCTTCTGCAATCCGTAGTTCAGCTATTGTTgctgtcacttgtgacaaagacATCATCACTGGTGATTATTTTTCTCACTGTTTGTCCTTTGGATTTATTATCTGCATACTAACACTACCTTTGAAGAAACCTCAAATTTAGAATCACCCGCAGAAGATACAAAAGAAAAGGCCTTCAGGATTGACACTGGCTTTATTTGTTTTCACACCTTATTATTGACTTTGTATCTTCTGTAGAGTTGGTTTGAAGCTGAATCTTTAGTGTAAATGTAGAATACCGCTTCCTCTATCTAAATAATTTTTAAGATTTTTTGGTAGATTTTTAGACCAAAGTGCACACCCCTAATAATGCCATTCTAGAATTTTGTTTCTTATTATCAATTCTGCTATGATACTTTTAAGCCGCTTCTATTATTTGGTCTTTCGATGCTGCTGCTAATGCCATCTCTAATACCATTTTTTCTTAACAATAGGTGGGCATGCGGACTGTTCGGTGAAGTTGATCTCCCCAGATGGAGCAAGGACAATTGAAAGTGCTTCTGGGCATCTTGCTCCAGTAACCTGCCTTGCACTTTCCCCTGATAGCAACTACCTTGTGACAGGGTCTCGAGATACTACAGTTATACTCTGGAGGATTCATCAGGCAGGCTTTATACATAAGAAAAATCCTCCTGAACCTCCACCTGCAACACCAAGGACACCACACAGCCCTCTTCCTACTAGTCCTAGTAGCATGAGCATCCTTTTAGAAACCAGGAAGTGTCGAATCGAAGGTCCTATGCATGTGTTAAGAGGACACCTTGGAGAAGTAATTAGCTGTGCAGTTGGTCCAGACTTGGGACTTGTTGTATCCTCGTCAAACATGTCTGGTGTGGTGCTACATTCTTTGCGAACAGGTCGGCTGATAAGGAAGATTCATGTAGCGGAGGCGCATGCTGTATCCTTATCTTCTCAGGGAATCATATTGGTTTGGAGTGAATCAAAGAAAAGATTATCTAGCTTCACAGTCAATGGAGTCCCTATTGCTACCTCAGTTCTATCACCTTTTTCTGGGGGAGTTAGTTGCATTGAGATTTCTATGGATGGTCATTTTGCCCTGATTGGAACTTGTTCGTCCAGCAATTACAAGTGTGAGGACAATACTGAGGTAGCAGATCGTGAGCCCAACAAATCAAGTCGCAAGGTTGATATATCTGAGCAAACTGAAATCAGGCAATCTGTTAACGTGCCTTCGATCTGCTTTGTTGATCTGCATAAACTTAAGGTTAATAAACAAACAAATCTAAAACAAGTTTCTGATTTACGTTGTTTGTCATTTGATGGAAGTCTTACCAGAAACGTTTTCCTGCTAGGTGTTTCATACACTGGAGCTTGGAAAGGGCCAGGACATCACAGCAATTGCATTAAACGAAGAGAACACTAATCTTCTAGTTTCTACTGCCGATAAGGGCCTAATGGTTTTCACTGATCCTGCTGTGAGTATACTACATATGTCATTATAAATTTTGCATCAGCAATCCAATTTTACCACCTTATATGCGAGCACTTGACCTAATTAGAATGTTGCTAGTTGCATGGAAGTTTGACTTGTGCAACTTTGAACCTTCTTTCTGATTGAATTGGTAATGTTGCAGTTGAGCCTGAAGGTAGTGGATCAGATGCTCCGCCTTGGCTGGGAAGGTGACGGACTTCTTCAGTCATGAGAAAGCCATCGATGTTATAAGTCATTACTTGCTTATAGATTGGTGACGCCCATTCGTTAGCATAGGTAGGAGCAGGGTACTGAAGCAAATGGGTGGAATATGTCATATGTACAAAACGAAAAAAGCAATAGGCGTTGCGAGTTAGGCTAGGTCGTATACTGTATCCAACTGGTCGTATAGTCAGAGATAAAGAGGGAACGCGTAGACTTGCTGAGCAACAGTATGATCCTTCTGTTGCGTCAGTTTTGCCTTGTAAATTCTCGGCCGTTCTGTAGAGTGCGTGAATAGATACTTAGCATCTTTGCCAATGTAATTTTGGCTGGTCGCTGCATACCATTTTGATGTGAGTTTTGACTGTTGGCAGCAATAATTAAAGAGTGTTGAAAGGTGTTGGACTAAGTTTTTTTATCAGTTGTGATCTGCATGGGCGGCTGCAGCCCCTATTCATCATGGTTACCTTGCCTTATTTCCCTATTGAAGTCTTGTATTGTTACATTCTTTTGACTGCGTTCTGTCATTACTTTGTTAGGGCTATCTTGTCGCACATTGACCTTTGAAATCTCTGCATTATTTTCCAACCGTTTTTTTTTGCAAAAGGGCCAAAAGAATGGTAGTAATATATTTTACTCAAATCAGTGCACAAAATTGTCCCATTAACTTACCATGTGCCAACCTCCCCACTCACTATCATTATGAGCAGTGGAGCATGGCACTGGCCACGGTTCCATTTTCTAGAATCCTCCATCTTTTCCATTCTAGCTTGTGAGTTGTTGAAAGTTTGCCACATTTGTTTTCATATATATTTTTAgcaaaataaaaacaaatataaAAATCCCAGAAACGAATATGAAAGCAAATTCTGCTGGAAACGAGTACAATGCAAACATAGTACCCCCATCAATGCCACACCCTGACCATCGAAGAGTGAAGTCTGATTTGAACCCTGAGGTTGTAGAAACAAACCCTCACGTCTAAATTCCTGAAATTGGTACCCTGTACTCTTTCATCCTGGTGGAAATAAATCTTCAGCCATTTTAGGGGTGGATTTGATGATGTGGCATTGAGAGGCTGGGATTGTTGACTTTGACCGGTATAGAGAAAAAGGAAATTTAATGGCGTGCCGTAATATTCGAACACGAAACCCGCATGGCACATAGACGCGGAGTGTATTTATCTTTATAAAGTACTCCCTTCGTTCTATAATATAGAACGTTTTTTGATAATACACTAATGTCAAAAAACATCTTACATTATGATGAAACGGAGGGTGTATTTTACTATTAACCATAGTGTGGGCAACAGGTAACAACCCAAGGGCCACGGCGATGCCCGTACTCGTCCTAGGCTTTCGCCATTCTCACCTGCGCCTGTACGAGCTCCACTGCCTCATATTTGTGCTCGGGTGCCTCGTTCACCTTTGATGCCTCAATTGTCTAGAGCCGCGCCGCCCCCTCCGTGAACGATCTACACCACTTGCTGTGCAAGCTCCGCTGCCGCTTATATATATATTATTAAAATAGTTATTCTGATAACATTTCCGCACTGCATGCTCAACGCGAGGACACTGCACTTTCTTTACTAAGAGCACTGCATTACAGAGATCAAGGAAAAAGATAGCGCGCTATTTGAAATAGCGTAGCCTTCAAAAAAACGCTATAAACGAAATAGCGTGCTAATAGCCGAAAATGCATAGGAGCTCTCGCGTGCTACGCCCCCCtatattcaaaaataatttaGTAATTCCAAAAAGTCAAAAAATCccgaaactttttgtggaatcAAACATGACCAAGTATTGCACTTGTACAAAAAGATCAAACAAGGAATGACTTTTATTGTATCCGGGGTTAAATATTTTCCCAAAAATGCTAGATACAAGTACTATTCATGCTATATTGCCGTCataaatttgtcttttttgccctGAAGTTAACGAGAATCATTCCTTGGCCAAACTTTTTATATGAATACAATACCTAGTCATATTTGGTTCAAAAATATATCCAGGATTTTTTGATGTTTTTTTGAATTATtaaattatttttgaatataGGGGGTGGAGCACCTGAGTGCTCCTAATCCGCTTCCGCTAATAGCGCGCTATTTTGCAAAATAGCGTTTCACAAAACATTATTCAGATTTCAGCATATAGCATACAAATGACAGATATATCAACACAAATGACAAATTTCAGCAGCTAAAACCAAGGCTAAAACATTGTTCAGATAACAAAGCATGGTCCAGATATAGGCATATAGCACTGTTCAGAGTTCATACATTCAGATTTTAGACAAACAAAGTAGACAGATAAATTAAACAGCCAACAAGCAAGGTCCAGAATAGCAGAAATAAGGACTTAGGACTTTAGGAGCCAGCCAACAATGATGCAGAAGCTCAATCAGAATCAGATGAACTTGCTGCCATGGCATCATCATCCGAATCAGAAGAAGAACCCACAGATTGCAGCTCATCATCACGAAAAACTGGGAGCAACTTCTTCCTAGGTTGACGAGCTTTATTTCTTTTTGATGCAGCAGCTCTTGCTCTCGGTTGTGGTATTGGTTCTTCTTCAGGTTCATCTACAGTATCCACAACTCGAACCGGCACAATTCCTGTGATCCACTCGTTATCTTCATCTTCTACAACATCTGCATGTGTTCTGTCCACAAGTGGATCCCTGTCTTTGTCCATTCTCTTTTGTTCAAGTTGGGAGTTGGCCTTGATGAAGACAAGATCTCTCATTTTGTCATGACGTAGCCTGTTGCGCCTTTTGCTGCCTTGAACCTGATTGTACATTGCAAGTAAATAAACATCAGTAAGAAAAAGGAACATATGTGCATATAAAGGATATGTTGACAATTTGTACTTTGTACTACATTCTTACCTGCTGAAAAACACTGAAGTTTCTCTCACAAGCTGATGAGCTGCATGTCAAGCTCAAAATCCGCATAGCCAGTACCCTGAGATTTGGTGCACTTGATCCATGATTGGACCACCATTCAGCTGCATCAACAAGTAACAAATAACAGTTAACAAAGCTGCAACATCTAATTCGCATTGCAACCTACACATCTTATTTCAACAATGTAAATATTTAGTTCTTTACCTGGATCAAAGTTCTTGTTTCTCCGCTGCCTTTTAGCACTGTCCCTTCCAAACGACCCCTCTTCATTTTGATATGCCTGACACTCAGCTGTCATTATATCTTCCTTCTTACCATCTCTAACCATCTTCTCCATGCAAGCAACAAGGCCATCTTTAAATGTTCCATCCAACTCAATCTCCAGCGTGTTTTCATAGTATTAGTATGGGTTTAAGAAGTATCCAGCCCTATGTAGGGGCCCCTTTGATTTGTTGTCCCATCTCTTATCAATAATGTGTAGCACTTCCTGGATACTAGCCTCCTCATTGTCAAATCTAGCTGCAATCTCCTTCTTTGCATCCAAAAAAGCGCCATATATGAAACCCATAGCTGGTACATCACTGTCCATTCGCCGCAGCAAATTAGCCAAAGGCTCAAAGAAGTTGACAACACGTTCTACTCCCGTCCAAAAATTTTCAGAGCCGCACACTTCGGTTTGAATCACGTCCTTTCACCTTTTTTAAGTAACCCATTTCATCCATCTGATCTGATCTGAATAGCTTTTGCTGTTCTTTCTTGTTGTCCAACATGCTTTTCAAGTTCAAGTAAGCTGTAGCAAACATTGTAATGCCAGACCTCACCAGATCTTTCCCAAGGAAA
This region of Triticum urartu cultivar G1812 unplaced genomic scaffold, Tu2.1 TuUngrouped_contig_1351, whole genome shotgun sequence genomic DNA includes:
- the LOC125526674 gene encoding BEACH domain-containing protein C2-like yields the protein MSMHCRLIMDTSFCRYKQRGKDAVMANNVFFYITYEGTVDIDKIADPVQRRAMQDQIAYFGQTPSQLLTVPHMKRKSLRDVLQLQTIFRNPSELKSYVLPNPERCNVPASTMLVSNDSIVVVDINVPAAHVALHQWQPNTPDGQGTPFLFHHGRNAASSTGGAFMRMFKGSTSSGEDYEFPRAIAFAASAIRSSAIVAVTCDKDIITGGHADCSVKLISPDGARTIESASGHLAPVTCLALSPDSNYLVTGSRDTTVILWRIHQAGFIHKKNPPEPPPATPRTPHSPLPTSPSSMSILLETRKCRIEGPMHVLRGHLGEVISCAVGPDLGLVVSSSNMSGVVLHSLRTGRLIRKIHVAEAHAVSLSSQGIILVWSESKKRLSSFTVNGVPIATSVLSPFSGGVSCIEISMDGHFALIGTCSSSNYKCEDNTEVADREPNKSSRKVDISEQTEIRQSVNVPSICFVDLHKLKVFHTLELGKGQDITAIALNEENTNLLVSTADKGLMVFTDPALSLKVVDQMLRLGWEGDGLLQS